One genomic segment of Thermodesulfobacterium sp. TA1 includes these proteins:
- a CDS encoding efflux RND transporter permease subunit translates to MISKFFIERPRFAAVLSIFFVLLGVLAIQVLPIQEYPALTPPQIMVRTNYPGADAETVLKTVVTPLEENINGVPNMIYMSSTASSSGDVNISVFFEVGTDVNVAKMDVNNRVQMALSRLPEEVRRQGIQVRERSPDLALVVAFVSEGNKRSPVEISNFVALNVVEELKRIPGVGDVFIFDDKSYSIRVWLKPDKLAKFGLTPKEVANAIASQNQQFSAGGLAQEPTDKSYVFSYTVKGESRLEKVSQFENITLRANPDGSKLLLKDVATVELSSENFSRESFYKGNPAIPMGIFLAPNANLLEVNQKVKSILKELSRTFPEDIKFYYPYDPAPYVKEAIKEVVVTFVIAVLLVVFVIYLFLGNLRATIIPVLAIPVSIIGTFAGLYVLGFSINLLTLFGLVLAIGLVVDDAIIVIENAERIMRVKRLPPKEATIEAMNEITGPIIAIVLVLSAVFIPAAFLGGFTGAFYRQFAVTIAISMIISGIVALTLTPALCARFLEEKEHKAILPIRLFNLFFHKSRKWFVSTAKNFIRFAPLGVVIFVFVIIGSWFFIKRLPTGLVPFEDSGLINIFANLPPGASLKRTIEVSKEIDQTLAKTKEVEEWLNIAGFDIQTLGFKTDSLTAFIHLKDWKERKGKEHSSFTLVPRLNQAFAKNREALIFVVNPPPIRGMSLVGGFEMYIQDRSGGSILDLYRYVQEVVTKANQRPELTAVRTTFIPNVPTYKVTVDRDKAKAYEVEVDEVYKTLNMVFGKYYINDFNLYGRVYHVNIAAEGEYRDDLRDYSYVYVRSKKGDLIPISSLIKLELIPDAPILEKFNMFVSAKVLGVPKPGYSSGDAIKAISEVAKEVLPPGYTIAWGGVSYQEIKVQTKGNLALIYALVFIYLILVALYESWSAPVAILLGVPFAIFGAALGLNLFGLENDVYFQAGLLVLIGLSAKNAILIVEFAEERLKRGMGLLEATLEGARLRYRPIMMTSFAFIAGALPLMLATGAGANSRHIIGTTVVMGMTFATLFGVFFIPLFYYLVVKARTKLSQLTGRK, encoded by the coding sequence ATGATTTCTAAGTTCTTTATCGAAAGACCAAGGTTTGCCGCGGTCCTCTCAATCTTTTTTGTTTTGCTTGGTGTTTTGGCCATTCAAGTTCTTCCTATTCAGGAATATCCTGCCCTTACTCCTCCTCAAATAATGGTTAGGACGAATTACCCAGGGGCAGATGCTGAGACGGTATTAAAAACGGTGGTTACCCCTTTAGAAGAGAATATAAACGGTGTTCCTAACATGATTTATATGTCAAGCACCGCCTCTTCAAGTGGTGATGTTAACATCAGCGTATTTTTTGAGGTAGGGACCGATGTTAACGTTGCCAAAATGGACGTAAACAACAGGGTGCAAATGGCTTTAAGCAGACTCCCTGAAGAGGTAAGAAGACAGGGGATTCAGGTTAGAGAACGGTCTCCTGACCTTGCTCTTGTGGTGGCTTTTGTATCTGAAGGTAATAAAAGAAGTCCAGTAGAAATTTCTAACTTTGTGGCGTTAAATGTAGTGGAGGAGTTGAAACGCATTCCAGGTGTTGGGGATGTCTTTATTTTTGACGACAAAAGTTATTCCATAAGGGTTTGGTTAAAACCTGATAAACTCGCTAAGTTTGGTTTAACCCCGAAGGAGGTAGCTAACGCAATCGCAAGCCAAAACCAACAGTTTTCAGCCGGTGGGCTTGCCCAAGAACCTACAGACAAGTCTTATGTATTTTCTTATACGGTAAAAGGGGAGTCAAGACTGGAAAAGGTGTCCCAGTTTGAAAACATCACTTTAAGGGCCAACCCTGATGGGTCTAAACTTCTTTTAAAAGATGTAGCCACCGTTGAGTTAAGCTCTGAAAATTTTAGTAGAGAATCCTTTTACAAAGGAAATCCCGCCATTCCGATGGGTATATTTTTAGCACCAAACGCTAATCTCCTTGAGGTAAACCAAAAGGTTAAGTCTATTTTAAAAGAACTTTCCCGCACCTTTCCAGAAGACATAAAATTTTATTATCCTTATGACCCTGCCCCTTATGTTAAGGAGGCTATAAAGGAAGTTGTCGTTACGTTTGTTATAGCGGTTCTGTTGGTGGTTTTTGTTATCTATCTGTTTTTAGGTAATCTAAGGGCGACAATCATTCCTGTGCTTGCCATACCGGTTTCTATCATCGGGACCTTTGCCGGGCTTTATGTTTTAGGTTTTTCTATCAACCTTCTTACCCTTTTCGGTTTGGTTTTAGCGATAGGGCTGGTGGTAGACGATGCGATTATCGTTATAGAAAACGCAGAAAGGATAATGCGGGTTAAAAGGCTTCCTCCTAAGGAAGCAACGATTGAGGCGATGAACGAGATCACCGGACCTATCATAGCGATAGTGCTTGTGCTTTCTGCAGTGTTTATACCTGCGGCTTTTTTAGGAGGGTTTACCGGGGCTTTTTATAGACAGTTTGCGGTAACCATCGCTATCTCTATGATAATCTCTGGGATTGTAGCCCTTACCTTAACCCCAGCCCTTTGTGCTCGATTTTTAGAAGAAAAAGAGCATAAGGCGATCTTACCTATCAGGTTGTTTAACCTCTTTTTCCACAAAAGCAGAAAATGGTTTGTTAGCACCGCGAAAAACTTTATTAGGTTTGCACCTTTAGGGGTTGTGATTTTTGTTTTTGTAATAATAGGCTCTTGGTTTTTTATCAAACGTCTGCCTACAGGTTTGGTTCCTTTTGAAGATAGTGGTCTTATTAACATTTTTGCCAACCTGCCTCCAGGTGCTTCTTTGAAAAGAACGATCGAGGTTTCCAAGGAGATAGACCAAACCTTAGCCAAGACCAAAGAAGTAGAAGAGTGGCTAAACATAGCAGGTTTTGACATCCAAACCTTAGGTTTTAAGACAGATTCTTTAACCGCTTTTATTCATCTTAAAGACTGGAAAGAAAGAAAGGGAAAAGAACATTCTTCTTTTACCTTGGTTCCGAGGTTGAACCAAGCGTTTGCAAAAAATAGAGAGGCTTTGATTTTTGTAGTTAATCCTCCTCCTATTAGAGGTATGAGTTTGGTGGGTGGATTTGAGATGTATATTCAGGATAGGTCTGGGGGGTCGATTTTAGACCTCTATAGATATGTGCAGGAAGTGGTGACTAAAGCTAATCAAAGGCCTGAACTTACGGCAGTAAGAACCACTTTTATTCCTAACGTACCTACCTATAAAGTTACCGTTGACCGAGACAAAGCTAAGGCCTATGAGGTTGAGGTAGATGAGGTTTACAAAACTTTAAATATGGTTTTTGGAAAGTATTATATCAACGACTTTAACCTTTATGGTAGGGTTTATCACGTTAACATAGCGGCAGAAGGCGAATATCGTGATGATTTAAGGGATTATAGCTATGTTTATGTGCGTTCTAAGAAAGGAGATTTAATCCCTATTAGCAGTTTGATTAAATTAGAGCTTATTCCAGATGCACCGATCTTAGAGAAGTTTAACATGTTTGTAAGTGCTAAGGTTTTGGGGGTACCTAAACCTGGATATAGTTCAGGTGATGCTATCAAGGCTATCTCTGAGGTAGCCAAAGAGGTTTTACCCCCAGGTTATACCATAGCTTGGGGAGGGGTGTCTTACCAAGAGATTAAAGTTCAGACTAAAGGTAACTTAGCCCTTATCTATGCGTTGGTGTTTATTTATCTTATTTTGGTTGCCCTTTATGAAAGTTGGAGTGCTCCGGTTGCCATCCTTTTAGGGGTACCTTTTGCTATCTTTGGTGCAGCCTTAGGATTAAACCTTTTTGGTTTGGAAAACGATGTTTATTTCCAGGCAGGACTTTTGGTATTGATAGGGCTTTCTGCTAAAAATGCCATTTTGATAGTAGAGTTTGCCGAGGAAAGGCTGAAACGAGGTATGGGATTACTTGAAGCAACCTTAGAAGGGGCTCGGTTAAGGTACAGACCGATTATGATGACTTCTTTTGCTTTTATCGCCGGGGCTTTACCCCTTATGTTAGCCACCGGAGCTGGAGCTAACAGTAGACACATCATCGGAACCACCGTGGTGATGGGTATGACCTTTGCTACATTATTTGGGGTTTTCTTTATCCCACTTTTTTATTACTTGGTGGTTAAAGCAAGGACCAAACTTTCGCAACTAACGGGAAGAAAATGA
- a CDS encoding TetR/AcrR family transcriptional regulator — protein MARNTRERLLEAGLKVFSEKGFLGATTKEIAKEAGVAEVTLFRHFRSKENLFAETINRYSFLPKLKEILPLIKGDPPETALKKIAREFLNVLESKKKLIRIMHTDFHRYPDYIKKIHESIIENIIDLLSGYFNELTERGFFRRINTQLAARAFLGMFFSYFYAKEIKELLNLRKNDLEEIIEGYVDIFIRGVELQNMSEEQGVCLGD, from the coding sequence ATGGCAAGAAACACTCGGGAAAGGTTGCTTGAGGCAGGTTTAAAGGTTTTTTCTGAGAAGGGATTTTTAGGGGCCACAACCAAAGAAATTGCCAAAGAGGCAGGGGTAGCTGAAGTCACCCTTTTTAGGCATTTTCGGTCTAAAGAAAACCTGTTTGCTGAAACCATCAATCGGTATTCCTTTTTGCCTAAGCTAAAAGAGATCCTGCCTTTAATAAAGGGAGACCCTCCAGAGACGGCTTTAAAAAAGATAGCAAGAGAGTTTTTAAACGTTCTTGAGTCTAAGAAAAAGTTGATAAGGATTATGCATACAGACTTTCATCGCTATCCTGATTACATCAAAAAAATTCACGAATCAATCATAGAAAACATCATAGACCTTCTTTCTGGATATTTTAACGAGCTAACCGAAAGAGGTTTTTTTAGAAGAATAAACACCCAGCTTGCAGCCAGGGCTTTTTTAGGGATGTTTTTTTCTTATTTTTACGCCAAGGAAATTAAAGAACTGCTAAACTTAAGAAAAAACGATTTAGAGGAAATTATAGAAGGTTATGTAGACATTTTTATAAGAGGGGTTGAGCTTCAAAATATGTCGGAGGAACAAGGGGTATGTTTAGGAGATTGA
- a CDS encoding efflux RND transporter periplasmic adaptor subunit, producing the protein MFRRLIWILLITLSFFGCSEKKVEKPQTMVIPVTAYQVPQPKDQAVELVYPGKTRSVSFVTVSARITGILQRQYFKEGDFVKKGQVLFLIEPDLYEAAYISAKAGLEKALADYEKAEKDWKRIEASFKARVVSEQERDAAFSAYKTAKANVEYAKAQLRQAEINLGYTKVIAPVSGIAGQRLVDVGNLVNPGTPLVTINQVDPIYVDFSFPDRDLIKLGFELTKKGLAGVKGLKVDLLIEGKAYGYSGIIDFIDTLIDENTASVKARAVFKNPEKVLLPGQFVQVVVRGVKRRNVILIPQKAVFQTPTGPVVWVIRDNKVQPQPVKLGEASNDYVVIEEGLKPGDLIAIDNLLKLKPGISVKVEKVVGE; encoded by the coding sequence ATGTTTAGGAGATTGATCTGGATACTTTTAATCACCTTAAGTTTTTTTGGTTGTTCTGAAAAAAAGGTAGAAAAACCTCAGACGATGGTGATACCTGTAACCGCCTATCAAGTGCCTCAACCAAAGGACCAGGCGGTTGAGCTGGTCTATCCAGGAAAAACAAGAAGCGTTTCTTTTGTAACGGTCTCAGCAAGGATTACCGGGATTTTGCAGAGACAGTATTTTAAGGAAGGTGATTTTGTCAAAAAAGGACAGGTGCTTTTTTTGATAGAGCCGGACTTGTATGAGGCAGCCTATATAAGTGCTAAAGCCGGTTTAGAAAAAGCGCTTGCTGATTACGAAAAGGCTGAAAAGGATTGGAAAAGGATTGAGGCCTCTTTTAAGGCAAGGGTTGTAAGCGAACAAGAAAGAGACGCAGCCTTTTCTGCTTACAAAACCGCTAAGGCAAACGTTGAGTATGCCAAAGCCCAGCTAAGGCAAGCTGAGATAAACCTTGGGTATACCAAGGTGATAGCTCCGGTTTCTGGAATAGCCGGGCAAAGACTGGTTGACGTAGGTAATTTAGTAAATCCAGGAACTCCTCTGGTAACGATCAATCAGGTAGACCCGATCTATGTAGACTTTTCTTTTCCGGATAGGGATTTAATCAAATTAGGGTTTGAGCTTACCAAAAAAGGGTTGGCAGGGGTTAAAGGTCTTAAGGTGGACTTGCTGATCGAAGGAAAGGCTTATGGTTATTCAGGGATTATAGACTTTATAGATACCCTTATCGATGAAAACACAGCCTCGGTTAAAGCCAGGGCGGTGTTTAAAAACCCAGAAAAAGTTTTACTTCCTGGGCAGTTTGTGCAGGTAGTGGTTAGGGGGGTAAAAAGAAGAAATGTTATCCTTATTCCTCAGAAGGCTGTTTTTCAAACACCTACCGGTCCTGTGGTGTGGGTAATAAGGGATAATAAGGTTCAACCTCAACCGGTAAAATTAGGAGAGGCCTCAAACGATTATGTGGTGATAGAAGAGGGCTTGAAACCAGGGGACCTGATAGCCATAGACAATCTCCTTAAACTTAAGCCAGGTATTTCGGTAAAAGTGGAAAAGGTGGTTGGAGAATAG